One region of Macadamia integrifolia cultivar HAES 741 unplaced genomic scaffold, SCU_Mint_v3 scaffold1457, whole genome shotgun sequence genomic DNA includes:
- the LOC122063794 gene encoding probable CCR4-associated factor 1 homolog 7 — translation MSMLPPKGDIQIREVWTDNLEAEFDLIREIVDDYPYIAMDTEFPGIVLRPVGNFKTSSDYHFQTLKANVDMLKLIQLGLTFSDDAGNLPSCGTDKYCVWQFNFREFNVTEDVFANDSIELLRQSGIDFKKNNEKGIDAQRFGELLMSSGIVLNDCVHWVTFHSGYDFGYLLKLLTCQNLPDTQAGFFNLIKLYFPTVYDIKHLMKFCNSLHGGLNKLAELLEVERFGICHQAGSDSLLTSCTFRKLKESFFNGSTEKYAGVLYGLGVENGQNTN, via the coding sequence ATGTCTATGCTACCACCGAAAGGCGATATTCAAATTAGGGAGGTGTGGACGGATAACCTTGAAGCTGAATTTGATCTGATTCGGGAGATTGTGGATGATTACCCTTACATCGCTATGGATACTGAGTTCCCGGGGATTGTTCTTCGTCCTGTAGGGAATTTCAAGACCAGCTCTGATTACCATTTTCAGACCTTGAAGGCCAACGTTGATATGCTGAAGCTTATCCAGTTAGGGCTCACCTTTTCCGATGACGCTGGGAACCTTCCTTCCTGCGGGACTGATAAGTACTGCGTCTGGCAATTCAATTTCCGTGAGTTCAACGTTACCGAAGATGTGTTTGCAAATGACTCGATTGAGCTGTTGCGCCAGAGTGGGATAGATTTCAAGAAAAACAACGAGAAAGGAATTGATGCGCAAAGATTTGGTGAACTCTTGATGTCTTCGGGAATTGTTTTGAACGATTGCGTGCATTGGGTTACCTTTCACAGTGGCTACGATTTTGGGTACTTGCTCAAGCTCCTGACGTGCCAGAACCTCCCGGATACCCAGGCTGGATTTTTCAACCTGATCAAATTGTATTTCCCCACCGTTTACGATATTAAGCATCTGATGAAGTTCTGCAACAGCCTTCACGGTGGGTTGAACAAGCTCGCGGAGCTCTTGGAGGTTGAGAGGTTTGGTATCTGCCATCAAGCAGGATCTGACAGTTTGCTCACTTCATGTACATTCAGGAAGTTGAAAGAGTCTTTCTTTAATGGCTCAACTGAGAAATATGCTGGTGTCTTGTATGGTCTCGGTGTTGAGAATGGACAGAATActaattga
- the LOC122063795 gene encoding BURP domain protein RD22 isoform X1 produces the protein MDLRLLPIVAFLSLALAVTGATLSSEDYWQSVLPNTRMPKSIQDLLSSADVTEEKSTSVSVGKGGVNVNTGKGKSGAPTGVNVGRKGVGVSTGKPDGKTNVGVGKGGVSVHTGPRKKPVVVNVSPFIYSYAASEDQLRDDPNVALFFQEKDLHQGTTMNLHFTKTTSGATFLPRKEAETIPFSSNKFSDVLQRFSVVPGSKEAQVMKNTVQECEEPAVQGEDKYCATSLESMVDYSTSKLGTNVQAMSTEVDKEETQKQQYTITAGVKKMSSDKAVVCHDQPYAYAVFYCHSTLTTRAYKVPLVGADGTKVNAIAVCHTDTSKWNPKHLAFQVLKIKPGTTPVCHFLPEDHVVWVQN, from the exons ATGGATCTCCGTCTCTTGCCTATCGTTGCTTTCCTTTCA CTCGCTTTGGCAGTGACTGGTGCAACTCTATCTTCGGAGGATTACTGGCAATCAGTGTTGCCAAACACGCGGATGCCAAAATCAATCCAAGATCTTTTGTCATCTG CAGATGTAACAGAAGAGAAGAGCACTTCAGTTAGTGTAGGAAAAGGTGGTGTAAATGTCAACACCGGAAAAGGGAAGTCCGGTGCCCCCACGGGAGTAAACGTTGGACGTAAGGGTGTAGGTGTGAGCACTGGTAAGCCGGATGGTAAAACCAATGTGGGTGTCGGAAAGGGTGGGGTTTCTGTACACACAGGTCCAAGGAAGAAGCCAGTCGTCGTCAACGTGAGCCCATTCATCTACAGCTATGCTGCCTCCGAGGATCAGCTTAGAGATGACCCAAATGTGGCCCTCTTCTTCCAAGAGAAGGACTTGCACCAAGGCACTACCATGAACTTACACTTCACCAAGACAACATCTGGTGCCACCTTCCTGCCACGCAAAGAAGCCGAGACCATACCCTTCTCCTCTAACAAGTTCTCCGATGTCTTACAGCGATTCTCAGTTGTGCCCGGATCAAAAGAAGCTCAGGTGATGAAGAACACAGTCCAAGAGTGTGAGGAGCCAGCGGTACAAGGAGAGGACAAGTACTGTGCTACTTCATTGGAGTCTATGGTGGACTATAGCACTTCAAAGCTTGGGACTAATGTTCAGGCCATGTCGACTGAGGTGGACAAGGAGGAAACCCAGAAGCAACAGTACACCATCACAGCAGGTGTAAAGAAGATGTCTAGCGATAAGGCTGTGGTATGCCATGACCAACCTTACGCGTATGCTGTGTTTTACTGTCATTCAACTCTAACCACAAGGGCTTACAAGGTTCCATTAGTCGGTGCTGATGGAACAAAGGTTAACGCCATTGCTGTGTGCCATACTGACACATCTAAGTGGAACCCCAAGCACTTGGCCTTTCAAGTACTTAAGATTAAGCCTGGAACTACTCCAGTTTGTCACTTCCTTCCTGAAGATCACGTTGTGTGGGTTCAAAATTAG
- the LOC122063795 gene encoding BURP domain protein RD22 isoform X2, with protein sequence MDLRLLPIVAFLSLALAVTGATLSSEDYWQSVLPNTRMPKSIQDLLSSDVTEEKSTSVSVGKGGVNVNTGKGKSGAPTGVNVGRKGVGVSTGKPDGKTNVGVGKGGVSVHTGPRKKPVVVNVSPFIYSYAASEDQLRDDPNVALFFQEKDLHQGTTMNLHFTKTTSGATFLPRKEAETIPFSSNKFSDVLQRFSVVPGSKEAQVMKNTVQECEEPAVQGEDKYCATSLESMVDYSTSKLGTNVQAMSTEVDKEETQKQQYTITAGVKKMSSDKAVVCHDQPYAYAVFYCHSTLTTRAYKVPLVGADGTKVNAIAVCHTDTSKWNPKHLAFQVLKIKPGTTPVCHFLPEDHVVWVQN encoded by the exons ATGGATCTCCGTCTCTTGCCTATCGTTGCTTTCCTTTCA CTCGCTTTGGCAGTGACTGGTGCAACTCTATCTTCGGAGGATTACTGGCAATCAGTGTTGCCAAACACGCGGATGCCAAAATCAATCCAAGATCTTTTGTCATCTG ATGTAACAGAAGAGAAGAGCACTTCAGTTAGTGTAGGAAAAGGTGGTGTAAATGTCAACACCGGAAAAGGGAAGTCCGGTGCCCCCACGGGAGTAAACGTTGGACGTAAGGGTGTAGGTGTGAGCACTGGTAAGCCGGATGGTAAAACCAATGTGGGTGTCGGAAAGGGTGGGGTTTCTGTACACACAGGTCCAAGGAAGAAGCCAGTCGTCGTCAACGTGAGCCCATTCATCTACAGCTATGCTGCCTCCGAGGATCAGCTTAGAGATGACCCAAATGTGGCCCTCTTCTTCCAAGAGAAGGACTTGCACCAAGGCACTACCATGAACTTACACTTCACCAAGACAACATCTGGTGCCACCTTCCTGCCACGCAAAGAAGCCGAGACCATACCCTTCTCCTCTAACAAGTTCTCCGATGTCTTACAGCGATTCTCAGTTGTGCCCGGATCAAAAGAAGCTCAGGTGATGAAGAACACAGTCCAAGAGTGTGAGGAGCCAGCGGTACAAGGAGAGGACAAGTACTGTGCTACTTCATTGGAGTCTATGGTGGACTATAGCACTTCAAAGCTTGGGACTAATGTTCAGGCCATGTCGACTGAGGTGGACAAGGAGGAAACCCAGAAGCAACAGTACACCATCACAGCAGGTGTAAAGAAGATGTCTAGCGATAAGGCTGTGGTATGCCATGACCAACCTTACGCGTATGCTGTGTTTTACTGTCATTCAACTCTAACCACAAGGGCTTACAAGGTTCCATTAGTCGGTGCTGATGGAACAAAGGTTAACGCCATTGCTGTGTGCCATACTGACACATCTAAGTGGAACCCCAAGCACTTGGCCTTTCAAGTACTTAAGATTAAGCCTGGAACTACTCCAGTTTGTCACTTCCTTCCTGAAGATCACGTTGTGTGGGTTCAAAATTAG